Genomic window (Enterobacteriaceae bacterium 4M9):
GCCAGAACAGAACCCAGTGCCAGATAATGTTTCAGATTCTCAGGATTCACGCCACCTGTTGGCATGAACGTAACCGGGTATACGGCAGTCAGTGAATTGAGCATAGGGACGCCGCCTGAAGGTTCAGCAGGAAAAAACTTCAGCGTGCGTAGCCCCATTTCCATCGCCTGTTCAACAAGACTCGGACTATTAACGCCTGGGATAATAGCAATATGGCGCTGCTGGCAATATTTCACTGTCGTTGGGTTAAAACCGGGACTGACAATAAAATCGACGCCTGCATTGATCGCTTCATCAACCTGACCACAGGTGAGCACCGTCCCTGCCCCGATGAGCATATCCGGAAAAGCCTCACGCATATTTCTTATTGCCTGTGCTGCATCAGGTGTACGGAATGTGATTTCCGCACAGGGTAAGCCGTTTTCGACAAGAACCTGCGCAAGCCGGGCGGCTTTACCGGCATCATGAAGCGTAATCACAGGGATGATTTTTATTGCGCGAAGTCGTTGTTCAAGAGTATTCATGGTGGTGTCCTCAAAGGGCTGGCATCGCTTCAACGGGAATGATTGCACCGTGGTGCTGAATCACCGCACCCGCAAGTTGGTGCCCTGCCAGTGCAGACTCAGCACAATTTCCGCCCAAAATACGTTTTGCCAGGTAGCCTGCGCTAAAAGAGTCTCCCGCCGCCGTTGTGTCTACCACCTTCGCTACACTTAGCGCATCCACGCGGTATTGCTGTTGTGCGGTATACACCAGACAGGCATGTGCACCGCGTTTGATAACGATTTCCTGTATGCCAAAACGCTGCGCACGTTGCACCACCTCGTCTTCGTGTTTATCTCCCCACAACATGACCTCGTCATCAAACGTCAAAAAGGCAATGTCGGTAAGACTGAGTATTTCAGTATAAAAGTCACGAGCGTCTTGCAGGCTGTCCCACAGCTTTGCGCGGAAATTATTGTCAAAGGCTATCTTCACGCCCGCATTGCGGCACTCAGTGAGCAGTTCCAGCAGACGTTGTCGGCAGTCCCGGGCAATAATAGCCAGACTAATACCGCTTAAATAAATTAGTTGGTGCTGGCACAGTCTTTGTTTTAATTCACTCAGACTGTATTCCCGAAGCCAGTACTTTGCTGCCGAGTCGTTGCGCCAGTAAAAGAAACTGCGCTCGCCGTCTGCTGCCGTTTCGATAGCATAAATACCCGGCAGCTTATCCGCAGACTGCCAGACCATATCGGTATTGATATTTTCATTGTGCCACGCATTAAGCATTTCGCGGCTAAAGGGGTCCTGCCCAAGCCCCGTTATATAAGAGGTTTCAATGCCTTGCGGGTGGGTGAGTCGCGATAAATACACTGCGGTATTCAGCGTATCCCCCCCGAAACTTTGCAGTAACCCACCGTCATTTTTCTTTAGTTCCACCATACACTCGCCGATGATGGCAACACGGCTGATTGAGTTCACAGTTACTCTCCTCGACATTTTCTGGCGCTATTATCGCAATAGAAAAACAGACAAACAATAAAAACAAAACACCATTTCATTTATATGAGATATCGATCAACAACGCCTTGCCATCACGCAAGAAAACACCTATTACCCCGAGGAGGGATAGCGTGCGAACGCCACGTATCAGGCAGGAACGTTGAATAACGCAATGACAAAAGCGGTTGCTCCGTTGTCGCAAGTTATGTCGAGTGCGGGCAATGCATCAGGGCGACCATTCACGCTCGCTAACTGGCGTCGCCCTGGTACAGGACCGACCACCTGGCGCGCCTTATCCCCTTTAGCAGAGCTAAGTGTCTGACACACAGCCGGTTAAATTAAACTGGCTAAGGAATCAAAACGAGAGGACTGAAACACGAATGCTTCTGCTTTGAGGGGCGTTTTATTGGTGACAATCTTCGTTGATAGGTTCTGTTGAGAATGAATAAGATAATCAGCAGGCAACTTTTGATAACACGCCACACAGACGCCGCTGCGATAAAACCCATGTCTGAATAAACACATAGCCAGCCTGATGACTGGCTATTATTGTGCAGGCTTATTTCAGCAATGATTTTACGTACTCTGCTATTTCCGGTACCTGACAGTGGGCAAAGAAGCACTCCTGGAAACGCTCACCACTCACAGCCGTTTTGACCAGCTCCTGGTCGATGGCAAGCAGCCCCGTCACAACATCTTTTGCTACCGCTGATTTCACACTATTGAGAATAGCGGCGTTGCGCTGTTGCGGCTCTGCGCGCTCCAGCGGATATCCCTGGCCACGCTCGCCGGTAAACGCTTTTTCAAAGATATAGCGCACATTGAGTTCGCCCGCCCAGCCGAAGCCTTTTGCAAAGGCCAGTGAAAGGGCATTGCCATTGTTTATCTGGTTAAACAGGAAAGCATCTGAAGGCTCAAGAGCGTAGCCACAGACCACACCCGGATGAAGGTTACAGGACATCATCGCCCCCTGCCCGGTACCGCATCCCGTTACGACAAAATCCACCGCTTTAGCATTCAGCAGGATGCTCGCCATAATCCCCAGGTGAATGTAGGTAAGGTGGTGATCGTTTTCATCAGACATACCAACGTTAAACACATCATGGCCCAGAGCAGCGGCAACGGTATTGAGTTCGCCTGCGACCATCGCGTTTTTTGCCGCCTGGCTGTTTTCCATCATTAATGCAATTTTCATGTGTACTCCTGGGGGAGAAAACCAATGTTGAATAGAGGATTAAACAAAGTCTTTGCGCATGGGGGTGAACGTATCCAGCAACACGCCCGCTTCAAGGCAGATGCAGCCGTGTTCAATATCAGGCTGTTTATAAAGCGTGTCACCCGTACTGACGACGCGAGTTTCATCACCAATCGTAAATTCAAACGATCCTGACAATACGTAAGTCAGCTGTTCATGGGGATGAGAATGCATGGCACCAATGGCGCCTTTTTCAAAATGCACTTCTACTGCCATGATGTTATCGCTGTAGGCCAGCACCTTACGGGAAATACCATTCCCAAGGTCTTGCCTGAGAATATCGTGATTAAAAACAAACATACTTCATCCAGTGATGATGGCCACAGATTGCGTATGGCCCTGTTCAGGCAGCTTGCAAGCCACCATTAACGCGATAAAACGGCGCAAAGCATGGCCACTTTCTCGCACACTCATTATCGCGCTAACCAACCACCGTCAACGGCGAGGGTATACCCGCTGATATAATCTGACGCACGAGATGCAAGAAATACGCACGGACCGGCTAAATCTTCTGGTGTACCCCAGCGAGCCGCAGGAATGCGCTCAAGAATAGCCTGATTGCGCTGCTCGTCGGCACGCAGCGCCATGGTATTGTTCGTTGCCATATAGCCTGGAGCAATGGCGTTAACGTTGATACCGTGGCTTGCCCACTCATTAGCCATCAGGCGGGTTATTCCCATTACACCGCTCTTGGAGGCGGTATAAGAAGGGACACGGATCCCGCCCTGGAAAGAAAGCATTGAGGCAATATTGATAATTTTGCCGCCTTGCCCCTGAGCAATAAATTGTTTAGCTACAGCCTGAGACATAAAGAATACTGACTTCACGTTGATATTCATCACGTCATCCCAGTCCTGCTCAGAGAAATCAATGGCATCGTTACGGCGAATAATTCCGGCGTTGTTAACCAGAATATCAACGCGGCCTAATTCACTGACGGCGCTATCTACAATCGATGGAATATCTTCCAGCTTCATCAGGTTGGCGCGCAGATCAACAAACCGACGCCCAACGGCCTTCACCTTCTCAATAGTTTCAGTCGGTTGCGTAATATTCACACCAACGATATCGCAGCCTGCACTGGCAAGCCCCAGCGCCATTCCCTGGCCAAGACCGGTATCACAACCAGTGACAATGGCCACTTTGCCCTCAAGGTTAAATGAATCAAGAATCATGCGGTTTCCCCTCAATCGTTGGTAATGGTGTGAGCAAACTTACTGGCTACGCCACCTGATGGAGATGCATCCTGCCGCAAAAAAAAATTCTTTGCAATTTTTTTTGAAAATGCGTTTTAAAAAAATAGATCACGCATGAAAAATTCATAAATCAGAAATCTGATGGTTTCAAATTTTTGGAAAAGACATTTCAAAAATACTAGCGTCAGGTAGCGCCAACGATATAATGGGCAAACTGAGCATAAAAGAGGGAAAACCATGGATAAGTCGACTCAGCCTGAAGCAGTCTCATCAGTACTCAAAGTCTTTCATATCCTTCAGGCACTTGGTGAACAAAAAGCTATCGGTGTTTCTGAGCTATCGCAGCGTCTGCTTATGTCTAAAGCAACCACTTATCGCTTTTTACAAACTATGAAGTCATTAGGTTATGTCTCTCAGGAAGGAGAAGCGGATAAGTATGCCCTGACGCTAAAGCTATTCGAGCTGGGCGCGAAGTCCCTTGAGTATGTTGATCTTATTGAGTTAGCCGATAAGGAAATGCGCTACATATCAGAACATACTCATGAAGCTTTACACCTTGGTGCTCTGGATGAAAACGCCATTATCTATATCCATAAAATTGATTCTGCCTACAACCTTCGTATGCAATCACGCATTGGCCGTCGCAATCCGCTCTACAGCACCGCAATAGGCAAAGTCCTTTTATCCGGTCGTGAAGAGAGCTTCATTCGCGATACGCTGGCAGATGTCACGTTTATCAAGCACACCGAAAAAACACTGGATAACGTTGAACAGCTGTTAAAAGAAATTGAGAAAGTGCGCACTCTCCATTATGCAGAAGATAATGAAGAACAAGAGCCGGGTCTGCGTTGCATTGCCGCCCCTGTTTATGACCGGCTGGGCCACATTATTGCCGCGCTGTCGATCTCCTTTCCGACCATCCGTTTTGACGAAGAAAAAATGCACGAATACGTTGCGTTACTGCATCGAGCAGGCAAAAATATTTCCGAGCAGTTGGGCTATCAACATTATCCCGTGTAAGCGCCAACAATCTAAAGGCAGCCAGAGGCTGCTTTTTTTTGCCGCAAAAAAACATATTGAAACAACGGTTTATTTTTGAGGTTAGCCATGGGCACATCTGCCACCCCCAATATTTTTGACTTTTTTGTGCGTATCGATCCTTTTGACAAACTCCCCAAAAACGTGGTCGAAAGCATCGCCAATGCGGTCAAAGTCAAATACTTAGTCAAAGGGGAAACTATCAGCTTTAGCGCTCTGTGCGAGCAACGCTACCTCTACATCATCCGTACTGGCGCTATTGAACAGCTCTGTGCCAACGGCGAGCTTCGCGCCCGGCTGGGCCAGGACGATCAGTTTGGTTTTACTTTTCTGGCTCCCCTGTCCAACATGGAAGACGGATATCAGGCAAAAGCGATTGAAGACTCTCTGCTGTATTTGATTCCCCATGCAAAGCTCAAACTGGTGAGCCAGGCACACCCTGAATTTGCCGATTACTTCGCGGCCCAGGCAAATGTGCGGCTCAGTTCAGCCGTGAAATACGTTTGTCGTAAAGAAGAGAAAGGACTGTTTTTTCGCACCGTGGGGGAAATTTGCAGCGAAAACATCACAATTGTTAAAGAGAGTGATTCCATACGCAGTGTGGCGCAGGCCATGTGTGGTAAACAACGCAGCTCTTGCGCCGTGGTCATGAAAGAGGGAGAAATCATTGGGTTAGTCACCGACCGTGATATGACACAGTCCGTCGTTGCCGCAGACAGGGATATTAGTGCCTCCATCGCCAGCGTAATGACCCCCAACCCCGTGTTGATTGAAGAAGATGCGAAAGTCATTCAGGCTATTTCTCTGATGCTGCAATACAATATTAGCTGTCTGCCGGTGTTACATGGCAAGCAGGTCAAGGGGCTACTGACCACCTCGCATCTGGTACACAACCACCGTACCCAATCACTTTTTCTGATTCAAAAGATCAAATACGCAAGCTCTCTCAACGCCCTTGCAGCCCTGAAAGAAGAGCGCCAGACCATCTTCCAGGCACTGGTTGAAAGTGGTGTCAGCGTGGATATCCAGGGGCGGGTGATGTCGATGATCATGGACGCTTTTACGCGACGCATCATTCAACTCAATGAGGAGCTGCTTGGCCCTCCTCCGTGCGAATATGCGTGGCTGGTCGCGGGTTCTCATGCGCGCAACGAAGTACATATGCTATCCGACCAGGATAGCGCCATTGTGCTATCTGACCAGGCGACAGAAAGCTGCAAAGCCTATTTTCTTCAGTTTGCTATGCGCGTATGTAATGGCCTTGCCGCATGTGGCTATCCCCTTTGTGACGGGAAATATATGGCGGCATCGCCTAAATGGTGCCAACCCGTGCGCCAATGGAAAGAGTATTACCAAAAATGGGTTGCCAGCCCGGAATACAATAAACTACTGAGCATCAGTGTGTTTCTTGAGATGCGCACGGTCTACGGCAACCGTGAACTCGTTGACAGCATCCAGCAGCACCTGCATGAATGTATTCAGAAAAGCACAAAGTTTATTCCCTCGCTGGTACGAGACGCCATTGAAACACAGCCACCGCTTGGGATCTTCAACCATCTGGTCCTTGAAAAGGGCGGCCTGCATAGCAACACCCTTAATATAAAAAAATACGCGCTCAACCTGATTATTGATCTCGCCCGTATTTTTAGCCTGAAGGCAGGCGGTTCACTGAATGGCACAGAAGAACGTTTTCATTACGCTGCCCAGCACGGCACCTTATCCAAAGACAGTGCTGAAAATATTATCGGAGCCTGGCGGTTTATTACCCAGGTACGTTTTCGCCACCAGCTGAATGCCATTTTGTCGGGTCAAACGCCCGATAATCATATTGCCCCAGATAACTTCAGCAGCTTTGAACGCAAACACCTTAAAGACGCATTCAAAATCATCAGCGAATTACAGGACATTGCCAAACTTAAGTTTCTCAAAGGCGTATGAGTATGCTTAAACACTGGCTTAAATACTGGAAAACACCGCCTACACAAGAGGCGCTACGCGCTTCGATTGTCCCTGAACCAACATGGCCGCACGCCCTGAAAAACTATTTGCAGCACCCTTTGCCAGATGAGAGCCAACCCCTTTCGTCTCAGCA
Coding sequences:
- a CDS encoding bifunctional 4-hydroxy-2-oxoglutarate aldolase/2-dehydro-3-deoxy-phosphogluconate aldolase, whose product is MNTLEQRLRAIKIIPVITLHDAGKAARLAQVLVENGLPCAEITFRTPDAAQAIRNMREAFPDMLIGAGTVLTCGQVDEAINAGVDFIVSPGFNPTTVKYCQQRHIAIIPGVNSPSLVEQAMEMGLRTLKFFPAEPSGGVPMLNSLTAVYPVTFMPTGGVNPENLKHYLALGSVLACGGSWMVPGELIDNEQWDELAKRISDVAKLVA
- a CDS encoding sugar kinase, whose translation is MSRRVTVNSISRVAIIGECMVELKKNDGGLLQSFGGDTLNTAVYLSRLTHPQGIETSYITGLGQDPFSREMLNAWHNENINTDMVWQSADKLPGIYAIETAADGERSFFYWRNDSAAKYWLREYSLSELKQRLCQHQLIYLSGISLAIIARDCRQRLLELLTECRNAGVKIAFDNNFRAKLWDSLQDARDFYTEILSLTDIAFLTFDDEVMLWGDKHEDEVVQRAQRFGIQEIVIKRGAHACLVYTAQQQYRVDALSVAKVVDTTAAGDSFSAGYLAKRILGGNCAESALAGHQLAGAVIQHHGAIIPVEAMPAL
- a CDS encoding RpiB/LacA/LacB family sugar-phosphate isomerase translates to MKIALMMENSQAAKNAMVAGELNTVAAALGHDVFNVGMSDENDHHLTYIHLGIMASILLNAKAVDFVVTGCGTGQGAMMSCNLHPGVVCGYALEPSDAFLFNQINNGNALSLAFAKGFGWAGELNVRYIFEKAFTGERGQGYPLERAEPQQRNAAILNSVKSAVAKDVVTGLLAIDQELVKTAVSGERFQECFFAHCQVPEIAEYVKSLLK
- a CDS encoding cupin domain-containing protein, whose amino-acid sequence is MFVFNHDILRQDLGNGISRKVLAYSDNIMAVEVHFEKGAIGAMHSHPHEQLTYVLSGSFEFTIGDETRVVSTGDTLYKQPDIEHGCICLEAGVLLDTFTPMRKDFV
- the kduD gene encoding 2-dehydro-3-deoxy-D-gluconate 5-dehydrogenase KduD, producing MILDSFNLEGKVAIVTGCDTGLGQGMALGLASAGCDIVGVNITQPTETIEKVKAVGRRFVDLRANLMKLEDIPSIVDSAVSELGRVDILVNNAGIIRRNDAIDFSEQDWDDVMNINVKSVFFMSQAVAKQFIAQGQGGKIINIASMLSFQGGIRVPSYTASKSGVMGITRLMANEWASHGINVNAIAPGYMATNNTMALRADEQRNQAILERIPAARWGTPEDLAGPCVFLASRASDYISGYTLAVDGGWLAR
- the kdgR gene encoding DNA-binding transcriptional regulator KdgR, which gives rise to MDKSTQPEAVSSVLKVFHILQALGEQKAIGVSELSQRLLMSKATTYRFLQTMKSLGYVSQEGEADKYALTLKLFELGAKSLEYVDLIELADKEMRYISEHTHEALHLGALDENAIIYIHKIDSAYNLRMQSRIGRRNPLYSTAIGKVLLSGREESFIRDTLADVTFIKHTEKTLDNVEQLLKEIEKVRTLHYAEDNEEQEPGLRCIAAPVYDRLGHIIAALSISFPTIRFDEEKMHEYVALLHRAGKNISEQLGYQHYPV
- a CDS encoding CBS domain-containing protein, whose translation is MGTSATPNIFDFFVRIDPFDKLPKNVVESIANAVKVKYLVKGETISFSALCEQRYLYIIRTGAIEQLCANGELRARLGQDDQFGFTFLAPLSNMEDGYQAKAIEDSLLYLIPHAKLKLVSQAHPEFADYFAAQANVRLSSAVKYVCRKEEKGLFFRTVGEICSENITIVKESDSIRSVAQAMCGKQRSSCAVVMKEGEIIGLVTDRDMTQSVVAADRDISASIASVMTPNPVLIEEDAKVIQAISLMLQYNISCLPVLHGKQVKGLLTTSHLVHNHRTQSLFLIQKIKYASSLNALAALKEERQTIFQALVESGVSVDIQGRVMSMIMDAFTRRIIQLNEELLGPPPCEYAWLVAGSHARNEVHMLSDQDSAIVLSDQATESCKAYFLQFAMRVCNGLAACGYPLCDGKYMAASPKWCQPVRQWKEYYQKWVASPEYNKLLSISVFLEMRTVYGNRELVDSIQQHLHECIQKSTKFIPSLVRDAIETQPPLGIFNHLVLEKGGLHSNTLNIKKYALNLIIDLARIFSLKAGGSLNGTEERFHYAAQHGTLSKDSAENIIGAWRFITQVRFRHQLNAILSGQTPDNHIAPDNFSSFERKHLKDAFKIISELQDIAKLKFLKGV